The sequence TTTCCAGCAGGCCATCACTTCTCTGGATGAACTGGACGTGAAAAGCGCGTTCAAAATTGGGTTGTTTCAATGTGCTGCCCTCTGTCCCGGAGTCTCTCGGGCTGCCAGCACCATTATCGGGGGCCTGTTTAACGGGCTGCCGCGCACCGTGGCCGCCGAATATTCCTTTTTGGCCGCCGTGCCCATTATGATGATCGTTTGCCTGAAGGATTTGCTGGAAATCTGGGACAAACTGAGCCCCCATGACCTGACCGCCTTCGGGCTGGGCTTTGGGGTGGCCTTTGTGTCCGCCTTGCTGGCGGTTAAAACCTTTATTCTCATGCTGCAAAGAACCTCCATGGCCCCTTTTGGCATTTATCGCATCATCGTGGCCATTGTGTTCTTCTGGCTGCTGCAAAATCACCCGCTCTCTTAAGAAACTACCCACGCTCTTAAGAGATTAGTCGGAAGCGGCCGTGTCGATAA comes from Vampirovibrio chlorellavorus and encodes:
- a CDS encoding undecaprenyl-diphosphate phosphatase, encoding MELIHSLILGIVEGVTEFLPISSTGHMILTSYLLGIQGEVVNAFEVFIQLGAILAVVVLYRHRFACLFDFKTPGGGFRGIQGWLMLAVTSLPILVLGKLLEHTIKSHLFNPLTVSWALALGGVVLIVIERLRFQQAITSLDELDVKSAFKIGLFQCAALCPGVSRAASTIIGGLFNGLPRTVAAEYSFLAAVPIMMIVCLKDLLEIWDKLSPHDLTAFGLGFGVAFVSALLAVKTFILMLQRTSMAPFGIYRIIVAIVFFWLLQNHPLS